The DNA window AGAGGTGTATCCATCAACCTACTTTGCATTCAATGGCCCAATAAAAAATTGACATGGATAGAGAAGTTTGCAGAGAATAGTTGAccagtttcgtttttttttttaatttcttccacTTCTTGCTCTTGTAATCAAATCGACGCTTGAATATAAAGTTTTATAAGGAATTTTCGTGAAATCTTGAGGGATCCTACATCATTATGGCGGCCGCAGGTGTATACACCATACTCGCAATCGGGTCATTATACTCATGATTTAAAAACTTGGACGTAATTTCAAGCGATtatgcttttctttcattttatttctcaacTGATCATTTCTCTGATAACGTTGGTTCATGCATCAAAACTTCCTGCATGTAGAAGTGTGACTATACTGAAGAAGTGACCTCCAAATTATACGTGCTGTTAGAACCTGCAGCAAGGTGTCCCTCCTCATTGTTAAAGTGATGACGAAGACTTACAAGACAGTTGTTATGCGATCGAACTTTGGGGGAAACTGAACTAAAGCAAATGATAACATAATATAGTGCACTTGTTATTCTTTCTTGCAGATGCAACAGCGCCTATTGTCCTATTGTTTTTGTGATTGATTATTGAGTCTGTTTTGAGGGAATTCTATCCTCATATGGTCAGTAATACTGCGTCCTTTAATCACGGTCAAACTAGTACAAATTAGTTGACACTataataattctttttatGTCTTAGTCATAGAGCTGGAACTTCTGTTTACCCCTTTCCTTTATTTGACTTTTTCTCCCGCAATAAAACTATAGATGTGAATGTTCAGGATTAGAGTTCGGACGGGAATGTTTTTGTGGAGATACATTAACAAAATCTTCTCTTGACGAGACGAGATGTACAGAATATCGCTGCACGGGGAATTCTTCTCAGTTTTGTGGTGGATTCAATGCAGTCGAAATTTTCCGCACTGGCTTAAAAGGTGTGTTCACCTTCCTTTTTCACTTTGATAAGTTGCAGAATTGTTTGAATATGTTTGATATGTGAACAAAACTTAAGATTCATTTAGAACCACATCCCATGCCGAAAGCGAGATATGTGGAGCTGACCGACTCTGACATTAACTTGAAGATCCCTAAAATACTCTTTCTTTTGCAGCTCAACGGAAGGAACGAACGCCAAGTTTGCTTATCTTGTTCCtcgtgaacttttttttttgctacaataTGTTTTTGCTAAGGTGAAGCGCCTCTTGAAAGCTCTGTATTCACCGcaccattattattacatcCACGTAGACCAGCGCCAGTTGTATATGCTAACAGGCAAGTTGGCTTCTATGGTGATAATCTATTATTGCAAAATTTGTGTCCATCTTTATTTTGCAGAtattttagtcttttttattttactttttgatttcctagagtttttttcttaaactaaACCAAACATTTGCAGAAGTGAGAGCAGTTGCAGCAAAGCTACCAAATGTTTTCGTTGCTCCTGATGCTCATAGTACTATTTGGGGTGGTGCTTCCCTGCTCACCATGGTGCAAGGTGAGATAAAGGTACATTCTATGTATAGTTGGGTTaagacgacatgaaacacggtgtagttgcgtaagcacgtgcactcgaagcggtgaagcgtagcggttaggatcgagggagcACCCCTGCTAACATCGTTCTTCGCTAAAGGTCGCGATGGTccaacctcgattccaaccgttttCTCCGCCGTGCACCCTCAAGggcgcaactgtaccgtgcttcatatcttTTTTACTCGACTATATGTGCTGAGGAATTCAGCACATTTTACTCGTCATTACACAAACTATTGCTGTTGAACTCTTAAGATGACGGTGCGAAAATGTGTACGGAGGATTTCCTTGACACATTTTTGAGCGAACTATGGAAAAAGTGCACGAAAAGTTTCATcctattttttgctttattggACGCACTTTAGTGCTGCAAAATATCAGATTGCAGGGAATATTGTTGTTTCATAAGTGTTTATAATTGTTCTTCTTAGAATGTGTAACTTTTCTGCtgcatttatattttcttgttatgccaacgaggtttaggtgaaacttttttattggcctgacgttcctaaacctcgttggcagaacaagaaaacataaatacactatcaaatgccgaggtttcaagaagagaggacttgaaAATTGTTGGGTTTTTTCTGCTGCAATTTCTCCTCTGCTGTCAaatatttgcttgttttttttttctgtttcgtgatTTTGGTCTCATCCgtaattttacaaatatttgttACAGATGCCATTAGACGATCCATTGCTATACCATCTTTGTCGGATTGGAACTACTTGATCAACTTGTCTGAGAGCGACTTTCCGGTCCTAACACTTAAGGAGCTTGAAACCCAATTACGCTTGTGATTCTttctctgttcttttcttACAAGCAGTATTGACGTCTGTGTTTCTAACATCCAATTTCGTCCACTTCTGTAGAAATCCTGGGAAGTCGTACATGAGCAGTCATGGGTACAATACGGCTAAATTCATACAGAAGCAAGGATTCGATTTTGTGTTCGTTGAGTGTGAGAATAGGATGTGGAGGATTGGTAAGAGGTTGGTGCTTAAAATTTGATGTCATTGTTGGAATTTCCTTCAGTATCTGTTCCATCATGGAATTTATCTGTACTACTTTTATTCGCATATCTTCACTTTGGCTGGAGGTTGGTGTGCGCTGGCCATCATTCTTCatgagtgcagttgcgtgggTATCACAGCAGCTGCGATCTTTTTCTGGTTCAATAATTATTTAACTCTACGAAAGGCTTCATATCTCACTCTTTGGAAGCTACTGGTCCGCGCAAACACTAAACAGGAACACATGCTACTCTTTGTTGAGATCTGTAGAGTGGGAAAGTTCATCAGCAATAGGTTCTTGGGATGTCTCGAACGCTCGAATACATTTGATTGGGTTGTTCGCGAATAAGGTTCTGAATACTCGCATGATTCATTCCCTTTATAGAGATGAGTTCCCACGCAATCTACGCATTGACGGTGGTTCCGACTGGATAATTCTACACCGAGACTTCGCCGAGTATTCGATATCAGAAGATGAACTGCCAAGGAAGATGCGTACACTTTTTGGCAGCGTTATTCTTCCTGTTGAGAGCTTTTTCCACACggtaaatttaaagaaaatatacGCTGTTGTTCGAGGTTCTTGATGGAGGACTTTCTTGCATTCACCTTATTTCAGTTAGCTTACAACTCTCGGTTTTGCAATAACATATTGGGTAGTAATCTAAGACTCACAAATTGGAACAGAAAACAAGGTTGGGTACAAGATATTTTCTATGAAACCTATCTTCGTTCTTTCTgtctttcttcgtttttcaagGTTGTCGCTGTGAAAGCCTCAAAAAGATCGTTGATTGGTGTGGTTGCTCTCCTctggtttttaaaaaagaacacacCTACAAGTTCGCAGTCGAGGTTCAttttctctgttctttttttgagctcTGTAAGTTATAGTTATAAAAGGATCTCTTCAGAATGCGAAATCAAAACCATTCTACATCGCACGGAAATTCGAGAGTCTCATTGATATTGACGCCGTTGCACAGGCTGAGGAGCAAGCATTGCGTGACAGGTGAGCGTTCCAGTGTAACATGAACTTTTGTTTTGAGGTTTATCTCATGACGTTTATCCTCCTGTTTGCTGAAATTGAACAGGGGTGGTAGATATGTGTGTTGATCtaaatgttctgtttttttccagaccTCATCTCTTGCACTTTTCTGATGTAATGTTCAACGTAACATTCGTGAACCATTATAAGGCAGACATTGACGGTTATTGTAAGTGACATTTCTTCACTTATCTtctattccttcttttttttttgaaagatgctTTCAATACTAAGCAAACACTGGTACggttgggtcaaaactacgtgaagcttggtgcaattacgtaagcggctgcatcCGAaatggtgcggtggagcatagcggttaggatcgacgAAGGACCCTTTCTAGCACCAATCATCGCTGAAGCTCACACCTCGAACATAAGAGCTAgttccaccgcgctgctttgaacgcagccgcttacgcaaccacactgagcttcatgttgctttgacccgactttatGTGAGTTGGCATTTCGGAGGATCATTTCCGATAACAATAATGAACGGCGTAAAAGGGGTGTGTATGAGTTGGATGTATGACTTTGTGAACGATTAAGGTAGAAACTAGTAATTGCAAAACTACACGTCAGTACATTACGCACTGGCGGTTGCACTCCTgttaatgttttaaaaaatttgcaacCATTTTGGTCACTGTTGAAACTAGATTGAATGGCATCAGacgtatggaaaaaaaacataactaaATAAGCGGTGAAATGATGAGATTCCTGAAAACTTTGACATTTGCTAGAACATGTAGTTAATATTTCACTTcaatagtgttttttttctattataccCAACGGGGTATATAAAAATGATGATTATTCAGAAACGTAAATGAAGTAGATTTTAATGTGAATCCTGAGGTTCCTTCAGCATGCGAGTAGCTGGAACGTGGCCGTGGAATTCAAAATctagctgattttttttctatcaacttcTTATAGATAAATTATGGTGAGTAATCAGTACGTATAGTACGAACTTGTCGCATAAGTCCTTTCTGAATGACTGTTtattgcaaatatttcaaaaactaaGGTATGCAGCATCCTTGTTCACTTCTCGGCACTAACACTCAGGTAACTTGTAAATGCTCTCCTCAGACGTATTCTTGCTGGGACTTGAAAAAGTGGGCGACTGCTCTCCTCATCTCCGCAGCCTCGAAATTCTTTCCATCAAGGGAGTGCTGGAGTTGGTTGAAGGTCTGTTAATCTGAGGAAGCGAAAACCTCAAGGTTGCCCTGTCTGGTCGCCCAGGAAGCGATTTTGTCCGCGTGTGCGACCGATGTGAACCTTCAGCTCTTTTACTTGCACAACGAAGGTTTGCACATTATTAACTTGCTTTTTTAGACAGGAACGCCCAGCACTACATTCTATTCTTAGGACACTAACGGAAGAGGAGCACATTTTTTGAATGGACTTCTCATCCCGATGTATCcatgtctctctctctctcacagTTTTCTTACATGACCCACATCTCCCTTCCATTAACGAGCCCCTTGGGAAACCGAGCATTCTacggagagaaagagaaggagggagaaagaagaaaagatatgtGCTTTTCCTTCCAGCAAGGTCAAATGCAGACAGCTCGTGGAGTACCCATCGACCGAATTTCCTGTCCTTGTCAATGTTCGCTTGGCCACGTGGAGTAGTCGAATCCAAACGTGTTTTCTAATTGTTTAGTGGTGCCATACGGGTCCTCTTCCAGAGGCTTCTGTAACTTGTCGGTGTCCACCTTCTCGTGGCCGACTGGACCGCTCAGGACACGTGAAGTACGGAGTCATCGAAAATCATGGAAGAGGTTGATGGAGCAAGCTGATGTGTCACATAAAAGTTCGCCGAGTGTAGAACTCTTTTTTAGTTGATGTTAGTTGACAGCATCTGGGCCGTGCAACGGGTTTTGTGACTTTTCTTCAAACCATTCATTTCAAACAGACGAGACATACGCTGTCGTTCTGAAAGctagcaataaaaaaagcgCTAGACGTTATATTGTTCATTTTCGTTTCACTCTTCTTCATAGCAAACGTTTTGGAATATTCTAATGTCTgaattaacaaaaaagaatttgccAGATCACATGTTGTTGATGAGAAACGCCGTCACTGTTCCAGAAATCTTATTGTTAATTATTTATCGACTGGTTTCTTAGCGTCGCACGGATGGTATTTTAAATTGTGAACGGTCGAAATTGATAATGCGGCTTCCTGTCtcttgcatttttatttttcagccCAGCACTTTTCTATGATGGCCCAATCGTTGTTATCTATATACACCCAAGATGTAGAGTTTATGTCTTTGCTGAGAATAGATGTAGTGAGGATGCATTCATCAGCACCTCATCAGCTGGTCTTCACAATCCAGGTGCTCTTTATTCCCATTTACGTCTATGTCTGTCATACTAATTTTTGGGAGGCGATAACGCTTCATGATTTTGGGTACTTCATGCATTATGTCAAACTCTTGACTTCAGATACGGAATTCTGATGTACCCTTGCAACTGTTAGTTCAGCGCCGGCTGGTTTCTCATATAGCATCGCCCGCTATTGTGGATGGGTTCAAGCTCGAGGTAACTTTtagtttctcatttctttggGATAATCTTTACTCAATTTATACGAAGGGTGTCATGGCTGGCACTGATATCGATcacaaggaagaaattttccgAGGAGCTACAGCCTACGCTGATGTAGTGAGTTTTAGCAGTTATCCAAATGTCGATCTCAGTAataatttcctctttcttttaagATGTCATCTCCCGTTATTCTTTTACGTTGGAGTCGAGTGCCCGGAATGGCCACTTCCGTTAATGAAACTAAGACTAGTCCTAGTATTCGGTTTCTATGGCGTGGTCCAAAACAGAAGCTCATCGCAACTCAGAAACTTCGCCCGTATGATTCTATAAATGGCGCTCAATTTGCCGCGCTACAGTTAAAGAATCTGAATACGTCGAATCTGGAGTCAGGAATGTGGAGCGTTGTTGTTCAAACTGGTGAGGAGGTTTCGTATTACTGTTTTCAAACTACTATTTACATGACATACTGTTGAATATTCCTACTTTCTATTATTCCGTGAACAAGGTTCGTTCGCGATATCTTGAACTTGCACTCGCAAGCATGAATTAATGCAAGTGAAGGgaaaatatagtcgggtcaaaacgatatgaagcacgggcaGTTGcctaagcagctgcgctcggaGCGATGCTGTGGAGatagcggctggaatcgaggtgggatcatggTGAACTGCAGAGATAAGTGGCGGTAGCTAGGAtacttacacgatcccaaccgctacggtccaccgcgccgcttcgaacgcctCCGCTtaaactgtccgtgcttcatgtcgttctgatccAACTATCAGTCCATGTAGTATGTGAACCCCAGTTATATTGATCCCTCTTTTAATTAAAGGCCCAATTCTCTTCCTAGAGATTTTTGGCGTAGAATTCTCACCTGCTCCTCAAGAACAGTTGCTGCAATGTATGTAAAAAATTATGAACTGGGCGAAGATGATCTTTCGTTGTTACATTTTATGCGctttaaattaaaacaaaacgAAGCATGAGTGAACTAAATTAGATGTTTTGTGACGCGTCAACATAATAAGGAGCACTGTCGCATCCTCTTACATTGCGTAGTCGACCGTCAAAATTAGggcaacaataaaaataaatgggaAACTCCGTCTACGATTGACTAAGGATCTGAGACAAGTCTGGCTTTCTATCACTTCCACCCTTCAACCGTGTTcgaaaattgctggaaaaatgcaaattttcgaAGTTTCGAGATTTGCAGTTGTGTCAGATGTCTTTGTCATCATCCTTATTgatcttgtctttttttctgacggatattattatattgttgtcCTAAAGTCAGATACTGGGTGTATGTAGCCGAACTGTGTTGTGTTTTGGTTTACCTAATAACACGAATTTATAACCGGGTGGTATAgtgtagtcggtaagaggttccgctgtcgctgcagcatgatcgatcaGAGTTTCGATTCCGCCCTTATGTCAATCAAGCTTTTCATCggggtcggtaaattggtaccagacttgtctagaaGGAcagaaacactgatttgacccATTTGACCCTAGCTCAGGAATTCACTGCATAAGCTAGTTACACGTTTTtaaaccacaaacgattctgaattgaagtgaacgcggtggtgcatcccgagcggattgagtaacgtcaaacactttatcctttttccttgaattttttgaacacgattttaattgtttttttctttcagatacAGAGGATTCTCCAGAAATAATTGCCTCTGTGTGGCTACCGATTTACTCGACGAACAATGCTTCACAGTTCCAGTCCCTAGTTAGCAATTTTTTCGTGATACATGATAGTTGCACGACGACATGTTCGTCCACAATTTGGAGCACCTTTCATCCTGATCCTAAGTCGGATATTCTAGTAGGTTATGATAAGAATGCAGAGGCATTAGTATAGTCTGTGATTTGAGTTTAAAGGCATTGTTGAGAGTTTTATACAATGGAGAGATGTACCTTCTGTGATGgacctttccttttttctttcatttccatcTTTTACTAATACTTATTGATGTTGCTAacttgttgaatttttttgctacaTATTATCATGTTTGACCATCACTTTCTTTAGAATAGCTGTCATATGATTACTTCTCACTTTACAgtattaatgttcttttttgatttctcctaagctgaaatattttctaggGGTATTTCAGAGCAAATTCTTAGTTTGTCATGTTATCGCAATGCTCTACTTTTTGCGTCCCCATTTTATTCAGTCGTGATTCCTTTCACTTTCCCAATGCCTTATTGTGATGCCGGTGATGAATGTCTCAGATCATATCTGCGATAAATATCTTTGAGTTTCATGGAAGCGTTGGTGGAGAAGATAAGACGTGATTATCGCTAAATGGGTATATAGCCTTTCTCAAATTTCAGGAGTAGATATAGAAAATTATTGCTGTATAGGATAATTAACTTTCTTTTGGGTTCTGGTTTATTGAGTTCGGTAGTGAATCCGGGCAACTAACAAAGAAGGGCTTAGTACAATGGGCATCCGTCAATCATGAGTTCTCTATTTTGATCTTGATTAACAAGTCATTCATAATTTGATATTAGCTGGTGGCTTGGTTCTCGTTGAAATATGATGCAGCTCACAGTAGCAGCTAATGTTGCACCGAGTGGGGCAATATTCACTCTGGAACTACAACATATTTCTTACGctattcaaacttctttccaCAGGCACTCTCTGGGTGAATGGAACGAAAGGCTCTATGCTTTGTGCTTGGCCGGTTGGTTCGATCGGCACAGAAGATAATTCGCGGCGACCCGGCCGCTGTTGGAGAAGCGGTTTCGCTCGTTGGCACTGTAAACGAGTCTATGGTCGGTAGGTGCACTGTATCGTATTTGTTAACAGTACGCAATTGTCGACATGATCACCCACAAGGAGCAAATAACTTGAACTACTGCACTAAGTACATCACAGTGTTAGTAAATACGTGTTGTCTACAGTGTTCCTAGCCTATAATCGGACGTTTCTTAGTCCTAGTTTATGATGCCTGGTATGGATCCAGCTACTTGTGTTTTCTCAGCACTACAGATAATGTTAGAGTGATACACAAATATTATCTGGATTACGAAAGtctgttttaattttgttcGAAATAACATTTCAATCTTATCTTACCTGTCTCCTTGTTGTTTTCCGCTTCCTCGGACAGACAGTCTGTAATAACGCTTGCGTTGCGATCATTGCGATCATCATGCGATCATTCAAGAACTCATTCagtactttcttctttttcgagaaagaagaaaagtgtcatatttttcttcgagaaacttAGCGAAAGGATCACTTCAGCGTCATCACTGTGTCAGCGCTTTCCCTGTCGTCTGTTTTGTGTATTGCAGCAACCACTGTCCCTTGTTATTATCCTTTATCTGACTTAGGATAGTGTTCGCAAtcctttctttcacttttgtcTAGAGGATTATTATATGGAGTCAAGTGACGTTGATCGCAACTTCTCCCTGCCTGCAAAGTGTTCAGGTTTCAGAAGCGTAGGTCAGAACGGTGGTGTTAAAAAGGTGGTTGCAGGGAGAAGTGAGTTGGTGTACACCCAACAAAAAGTGGTACCAATGGCGAACTAAGTAGGTTTGTTGAGGTCTGAACCGCCAAGCAGGGTTCCTTGGTCTAGCAATTACGTTAGTCATAACGTTAAACACCTTAGTTGACCATTAGTTAAACACCTTAGTTGACCATTAGTTAAACACCTTAGTTGACCATTAGTTAAACACCTTAGTTGACCGTGTCATATTCTTGTCATTTTtggtaaaaattgaaaaatttttgcagGTAACAGCTTTTATTCACACACTGATTTGGATTCACAAGGTTGCGGCTCTAAAGAGGGCCGTTgggttaaaggcaacataccgtGAATGTGACgttttatggatttctcatggaaacCTTCTACACGGGGTCGGAGATATGAACGGAACCACATGGGGAACCACGTGGGAATCGTTTTAGTTCCTAcaaggtgcgttagaacgcgcctctgtGTACACGTTCGGTTCCCATGAGTGGGCTATACATTAGTTTAACTtaaataggctggtgaggagaccttattaatcctcgctcgttgatgcggcgcgtgcataagagtggtgcgttgcaacgacagtcgttgtaaaaaaaaaacggcgacttccgggccgtttttgacGGCAACtgcggagagatgagcggaagcacctggttttccgcaatctgcGATCCTGTATTGAAGCCTTCCATGAGAGATCTATGCCACATCGGATGCATAGTATACTGACTTCAAGTGAGTAGAGCCTTTGTGGATGCTGTAGTGAAATCCTCCAAGAAATGGGATACTTCGCAGCTATCTGCTTCCACTGCTCGTAGAGAAGACTCTTTCTGTTGAACCGCCACTTCCGAAAGATTTCCAAGAGATCGACATTCTGTGACGGGAGCCTATTTTAGCCTTTGAGGCAAGCTGCTTTCGATGCATAGCGTGTGCACTTCTGAAGCCACGTTCAAGAAGTTTGTAGAATGGTTGACCATTTCGTGGGTATAGCCGAGGTTCGTTATGTTGTAACTTTTCCACATGTTGGTGCAGACGACACCTGTTAGCACATACTTCTGGTGAATAGCATCACGGTTCGTGAAGCTGCGATCGTCCATAACCTTCACGAATGCCAGCTTCGTTCCAACCTGAATATCTCTAACAAGCAGTCTTTGCGAACGATGCCACTAGTATTGTAGTTACGGCGCACAATGAGCGCACATCGCGAAACTACTCATTTCACTGAACGACGTTTTTTACATTGATCTCCAACGTTGACGCCGTTTCCTTAACGAACCGGAGTTCTTAGGCGAAAAAGCAGGTGTCCAGGAAGATTTTGTGATCGACACGCTACGTTTCGAAGAAAGTTCCCTTCAAGTATCCGATCTTATACGGAATTCCACGAGGGCGGCACTTGCGTTTGTAGCAGTCAAATTTCCAGCGCACATCTTTGCGATCGATTgcttctggctaacgtttcggcgtcgtcgccttcttcagagcctggaaaatcaaaggcaGGTGTAACCTACTCCCTCagacgcctcgtcatcccacaagatatgacttagcaaacagattattcaaaggcaACGTCAAAAAACAGACCaccatagcgctcaccttgatagccacaaaatcgTAATGTTAGAGGACCACTAGTTGTTAGTATTGCGCAGTTAGTAGTAACTAGTAACAATGCACCCGCCTCTGCCGGTGGATCAAAACCCGTAAAGGTCTTGATGTTATGCCAGCTCGATGGTCACATCGatacattcttctttacgattcattaATGAACTTTTGCCTGCgattgatgtttttgattttacgagtccgTCTAGGTGCTCTTTGACGCGGGTACATAGTTGTCTTcttgtttcgccaatgtactctgccccacataactgacaggtgattaAGTAGATAACCCCTGACACACCGAAGTCACCCTGCCTCCCATTTGGACAAACGATGCAGTTAGGTGTCTCACAAGGCTTGTCATAGGGACGGTTGCGGATGAGCTGTTGCTTCAGGTTCGCAGGTGGTATGTCTACTACTTtgactgagtcttgcagaGCCGCCTGTCGTAAGATTGCTtgcactgcattgctcatctcatccgaaataaaaggaaggtaGAAGAGgatctttgttgtttgttctacCATGTGGTACTGCCGCTCATTTATGTGGCTCCGATTTGAATGATAAACCTGTGCTAAGTACGCACTGTACTGAGATTTTCCAGGTTCTGAAAAAGGCGACGATGCCGAAGCGTTAACCAGAATGAAGATCAATAActatcttggttctgctcaaaaagtagcACACAATCTAattctacgatgccaagattcaaggtcgaacttgggacTTATTCCccaaattcttttttggatttcgatGCAAGCTCCATCCAAATAGTAATTATGGTAAAATCACGAAAAGTCAGCAAGGTAGCAGCACCTATTTTTGCAGCTCTGGAAATGTTTGTTTGGAAATGTTTCCGTTGAGTCGGCCCTACATACGGCGATTTGCGGAAATATTTCCCAATCGTCTTCCAGCCAGTAGGAAGCCACAACgaattttgaatgattttttagaTGTTAGGCTTCCAGACAGACAGGTGGTTACAAAGACACTACGACGGAATTTGTCGAAAAGTGATAATTTTTAGTAAAGGTAATTATGTCAATTTACGTAATTACTAAATCAACTAACTCTGTTTAGTGAATCAGACCTCAAGGAAACTAAGTAGGTAGCCATTAGGGACAATTCTAGGGTACCCTACCCCTCCCATTTCCCTTTTCTCCGGTGTTTACAGAGCCGGACGTCCTAGAT is part of the Necator americanus strain Aroian chromosome V, whole genome shotgun sequence genome and encodes:
- a CDS encoding hypothetical protein (NECATOR_CHRV.G20120.T3) translates to MSWVYSTLYQQVWHNRSACVSAVRLLCALLHQQLLLRIEFPFFAQLRSFEKSHLSPSKDDPRQTSSSTQGINFHSCDISDALALNALNRAKTESCQRKISDAACKLKNGLFHDHFPESQCGNHEGLLVNFRLGCFEDNKKDRALSGFAYEFKSDNSVEKCRSTCYRAGFIYFGLEFGRECFCGDTLTKSSLDETRCTEYRCTGNSSQFCGGFNAVEIFRTGLKEPHPMPKARYVELTDSDINLKIPKILFLLQLNGRNERQVKRLLKALYSPHHYYYIHVDQRQLYMLTEVRAVAAKLPNVFVAPDAHSTIWGGASLLTMVQDAIRRSIAIPSLSDWNYLINLSESDFPVLTLKELETQLRLNPGKSYMSSHGYNTAKFIQKQGFDFVFVECENRMWRIGKRDEFPRNLRIDGGSDWIILHRDFAEYSISEDELPRKMRTLFGSVILPVESFFHTLAYNSRFCNNILGSNLRLTNWNRKQGCRCESLKKIVDWCGCSPLVFKKEHTYKFAVENAKSKPFYIARKFESLIDIDAVAQAEEQALRDRPHLLHFSDVMFNVTFVNHYKADIDGYSQHFSMMAQSLLSIYTQDVEFMSLLRIDVVRMHSSAPHQLVFTIQIRNSDVPLQLLVQRRLVSHIASPAIVDGFKLEGVMAGTDIDHKEEIFRGATAYADVMSSPVILLRWSRVPGMATSVNETKTSPSIRFLWRGPKQKLIATQKLRPYDSINGAQFAALQLKNLNTSNLESGMWSVVVQTDTEDSPEIIASVWLPIYSTNNASQFQSLKIIRGDPAAVGEAVSLVGTVNESMVGELPHVDVCAAQTCPVLFGLVYECPNVHASVFGFTRVGERIPLHDHPTIHGFITVLRGAVKVRSFSFLDATGKHWSGSTKVRYEGEKIVSKGDGCVNLHPLKGNIHEITALEDGSFFFDALLPGYDESRACSYFEAPESLPLIGRECAVKEIGCPSNYFCYTIPLEPVRQL
- a CDS encoding hypothetical protein (NECATOR_CHRV.G20120.T1), translated to MRKRSTTALRTAAPAAIAPHRIPVLRTMYIVAATVLFFFLNLYFIYVYVQNNSKDDLVRSFEKSHLSPSKDDPRQTSSSTQGINFHSCDISDALALNALNRAKTESCQRKISDAACKLKNGLFHDHFPESQCGNHEGLLVNFRLGCFEDNKKDRALSGFAYEFKSDNSVEKCRSTCYRAGFIYFGLEFGRECFCGDTLTKSSLDETRCTEYRCTGNSSQFCGGFNAVEIFRTGLKEPHPMPKARYVELTDSDINLKIPKILFLLQLNGRNERQVKRLLKALYSPHHYYYIHVDQRQLYMLTEVRAVAAKLPNVFVAPDAHSTIWGGASLLTMVQDAIRRSIAIPSLSDWNYLINLSESDFPVLTLKELETQLRLNPGKSYMSSHGYNTAKFIQKQGFDFVFVECENRMWRIGKRDEFPRNLRIDGGSDWIILHRDFAEYSISEDELPRKMRTLFGSVILPVESFFHTLAYNSRFCNNILGSNLRLTNWNRKQGCRCESLKKIVDWCGCSPLVFKKEHTYKFAVENAKSKPFYIARKFESLIDIDAVAQAEEQALRDRPHLLHFSDVMFNVTFVNHYKADIDGYSQHFSMMAQSLLSIYTQDVEFMSLLRIDVVRMHSSAPHQLVFTIQIRNSDVPLQLLVQRRLVSHIASPAIVDGFKLEGVMAGTDIDHKEEIFRGATAYADVMSSPVILLRWSRVPGMATSVNETKTSPSIRFLWRGPKQKLIATQKLRPYDSINGAQFAALQLKNLNTSNLESGMWSVVVQTDTEDSPEIIASVWLPIYSTNNASQFQSLVSNFFVIHDSCTTTCSSTIWSTFHPDPKSDILVGYDKNAEALV